In one Nostoc sp. KVJ3 genomic region, the following are encoded:
- the pilM gene encoding type IV pilus assembly protein PilM yields MVKSFNSLFGKSNKGVGIELAPERVNVVQLRKHRQGLKLETFTSIAVPEGVVTDGQITDPAAMAQLIQQALAESKIKTSRVATGVPGRDSIVRIIPVPAELDDKELREMVLNHEAGLYLPYPREEADVDYQKLGYFQDEDGIEKVHVLLVATRKEITDTYISTFEQAGLQIDVLEINSFALLRTIREQLRQFGPQEAAVLVDIEFDSTEIAIIVNGVPQFSRTVPIGTYQMQTALARAMSLPTSRDMELLHGMIIPSTTLDGGKTGVTEIDPGMAAILRVLGELTDELRRSIDFYLNQSENLEIAQILLAGPGGGLQQLDEFFTQRLSLPTTQIDPIGSLALEVDTDKYPQVQRSGLAIVLGLGMREV; encoded by the coding sequence GTGGTAAAAAGCTTCAATAGTCTGTTTGGCAAATCAAATAAAGGGGTCGGCATTGAACTTGCTCCCGAACGAGTAAATGTAGTTCAGCTACGCAAGCACCGTCAAGGCTTGAAATTAGAAACCTTTACATCGATAGCGGTTCCAGAAGGAGTAGTTACCGATGGTCAAATCACCGACCCCGCAGCGATGGCGCAATTAATCCAGCAAGCGCTAGCTGAAAGCAAAATCAAAACTTCTCGTGTGGCCACTGGTGTACCAGGGCGAGATTCCATCGTTCGGATCATACCAGTACCAGCAGAGTTAGATGACAAAGAACTGCGAGAAATGGTACTCAACCATGAAGCAGGTTTATATTTACCCTATCCTCGTGAAGAGGCTGATGTAGATTATCAGAAACTTGGGTACTTTCAAGATGAGGATGGCATTGAAAAAGTACACGTACTCTTAGTAGCCACCCGCAAGGAGATAACGGATACATATATCAGTACATTCGAGCAAGCAGGATTACAAATTGATGTTTTAGAAATTAACAGTTTTGCTCTACTTCGGACTATTCGCGAACAACTGCGACAATTTGGCCCGCAAGAAGCAGCAGTACTAGTTGATATCGAGTTCGATAGTACGGAAATCGCCATCATCGTTAATGGAGTACCGCAATTTTCCCGTACAGTCCCCATCGGAACTTATCAAATGCAAACTGCCTTAGCAAGGGCAATGAGTTTACCTACATCACGAGATATGGAACTGTTACACGGAATGATTATTCCCTCAACTACCCTAGATGGTGGGAAAACCGGTGTTACCGAAATCGATCCTGGTATGGCAGCCATCTTAAGAGTATTGGGAGAACTAACAGACGAACTGCGTCGTTCCATCGATTTTTATCTGAATCAAAGTGAAAATTTGGAGATAGCGCAGATTTTATTAGCTGGCCCGGGAGGTGGACTTCAGCAGCTAGATGAATTTTTTACTCAAAGATTGAGCTTGCCAACCACCCAAATAGATCCAATCGGGTCTTTAGCCTTAGAAGTTGACACTGATAAATATCCACAGGTACAACGCTCTGGCTTGGCCATTGTACTTGGTTTAGGAATGCGGGAGGTGTAA
- a CDS encoding PilN domain-containing protein, whose product MYSLDVNFLKDRPAYQKKPEKQGGISLKLPTGNFTPVYVGVALGVGLPALLGVSWWLLQGKIVELDGQIAQLDQESKRLDTEIGNLNKIKDETKAVKGETQALVTVFDQIRPWSAMLQDLRDRIPTAVQIDTIKQMPPVAAAPGQPPNNPAGGLEITGLARSFNDVNDFLLSLQQSQFLKPTESRIITATLVDAPLPPGTGQPTSPTNGVTIKPPQVVKYTIQSTMSDVPASELIRELEKKGTVGLVTRIRNMQQTGVISK is encoded by the coding sequence ATGTACAGTTTAGATGTTAACTTTCTTAAAGACCGTCCAGCATACCAAAAAAAGCCTGAGAAACAGGGAGGAATATCCCTAAAGCTGCCTACAGGAAATTTCACACCAGTGTATGTGGGAGTTGCACTAGGTGTAGGTCTTCCAGCTTTATTAGGAGTTAGTTGGTGGCTGTTACAAGGGAAGATTGTTGAATTAGATGGTCAGATAGCACAGCTAGATCAGGAAAGCAAAAGGTTAGATACAGAAATAGGAAATCTGAACAAAATCAAAGACGAGACGAAGGCAGTTAAAGGGGAAACCCAAGCTTTAGTCACTGTATTTGATCAGATTCGACCTTGGTCAGCGATGTTGCAAGATTTGCGCGATCGCATTCCCACCGCAGTGCAAATTGATACCATTAAACAAATGCCACCCGTTGCGGCAGCGCCAGGGCAACCCCCAAACAATCCCGCCGGAGGGTTAGAAATTACTGGATTGGCTCGTTCTTTTAACGATGTTAATGATTTCTTACTGAGTTTACAACAGTCTCAGTTCTTGAAGCCTACAGAAAGCAGAATTATAACGGCAACATTAGTAGATGCTCCCTTACCACCAGGTACAGGTCAACCCACTAGTCCTACTAATGGTGTAACAATTAAGCCGCCCCAAGTAGTTAAATACACTATTCAATCGACTATGAGCGATGTTCCAGCTTCCGAATTAATCCGGGAGTTGGAGAAAAAAGGCACAGTGGGGTTAGTGACTCGAATTCGTAATATGCAACAAACAGGAGTCATTTCAAAATGA
- a CDS encoding gamma carbonic anhydrase family protein translates to MSTASYWTSPDFSQAAFIAANAVVMGSVNIAAGVSIWYGAVVRGDVERIEIGECTNIQDGAILHGDPGFPTILEDYITVGHRAVVHSAYIERGSLIGIGAVILDGVRVGAGSIIGAGAVVTKDVPPQSLVVGIPGKVLRQVTDIEAAELIEHAKRYQKLALVHAGKGTDIGFRKS, encoded by the coding sequence GTGTCTACCGCTTCTTACTGGACATCTCCTGATTTTTCTCAAGCTGCCTTTATCGCAGCCAACGCTGTTGTTATGGGTTCGGTAAATATAGCAGCAGGGGTAAGCATTTGGTATGGAGCAGTAGTTAGAGGAGATGTTGAACGAATTGAAATTGGCGAATGTACAAATATTCAGGATGGTGCAATTTTACATGGCGATCCTGGTTTTCCCACAATTTTAGAAGATTATATTACCGTAGGGCATCGCGCTGTAGTACATTCCGCTTACATTGAGCGGGGAAGTTTGATTGGTATTGGCGCGGTGATTTTAGACGGGGTACGAGTGGGCGCTGGTAGCATTATCGGTGCTGGTGCAGTCGTAACCAAGGATGTACCACCTCAGTCCCTAGTTGTGGGCATTCCTGGCAAAGTGTTACGCCAAGTAACAGATATTGAAGCCGCAGAACTGATTGAACACGCTAAACGTTACCAAAAGTTAGCCTTAGTTCATGCTGGTAAAGGTACTGATATAGGGTTTAGGAAGTCTTAG
- the map gene encoding type I methionyl aminopeptidase gives MNIFSNLLSQTTQPTTSKKKGRGIEIKSSREIEIMRQASAIVATVLKEISELVKPGMTTADLDAHAEKRIREMGATPSFKGYHGFPGSICSSINNEAVHGIPSPKKIIRVGDVLKVDTGAYYQGFHGDSCISIAVGEVTQEAAKLIRVAEEALFKGIEQVKAGVYLLDLAGAIEDHVKANGFSIVEEFTGHGVGRNLHEEPSVFNYRTREMPNVKLRAGMTLAIEPILNAGSRHTRTLSDRWTAVTVDNSLSAQFEHTVLVTETGYEILTDRSKV, from the coding sequence ATGAACATTTTCAGTAACTTACTTTCTCAAACAACTCAACCGACAACATCCAAAAAAAAAGGACGAGGAATTGAAATTAAATCGTCGCGTGAAATTGAAATTATGCGACAGGCATCAGCAATTGTGGCAACTGTCCTAAAAGAAATTTCCGAGCTAGTCAAGCCAGGAATGACAACAGCTGATTTGGATGCTCATGCAGAAAAACGTATCCGTGAAATGGGTGCAACACCAAGTTTTAAAGGATATCATGGTTTTCCTGGTTCTATCTGCTCTAGTATTAATAATGAAGCAGTACATGGCATTCCTAGTCCCAAGAAAATTATTCGGGTGGGAGATGTATTAAAAGTAGATACTGGCGCTTATTATCAAGGCTTTCATGGTGATTCTTGTATTTCAATTGCTGTCGGTGAAGTAACCCAAGAAGCTGCTAAATTAATTCGCGTAGCCGAAGAAGCTTTATTTAAAGGCATTGAACAAGTAAAGGCTGGTGTATACTTACTTGACTTAGCTGGAGCAATTGAAGACCATGTAAAAGCTAACGGCTTTAGTATAGTCGAAGAATTCACTGGTCACGGTGTTGGTCGTAACTTGCACGAAGAACCTTCAGTATTCAACTACCGTACCCGCGAAATGCCAAATGTTAAACTCCGTGCAGGGATGACGCTAGCAATTGAGCCAATTTTAAATGCCGGTTCTAGACATACCCGCACATTATCTGACAGATGGACAGCAGTTACCGTAGATAATTCTTTGTCGGCTCAATTTGAGCATACAGTGTTGGTGACGGAAACTGGTTATGAGATTTTGACTGACCGTTCTAAGGTGTAA
- a CDS encoding ABC transporter substrate-binding protein — translation MIQLRKFKQLIAFILLGLLTSWVVSCSTGNVGTGTKQATSGGGTIEFWTMQLQPQFTDYFKSLIANFESQNPGIKINWVDIPWAAMENKILTAVSAKTPPDVVNLNPGFASQLAGRNAWLDLDTKVSKDVRSSYLPNIWESSTLNGKSFGIPWYLTTRLTIYNTDLLKQAGINKVPATYAELAQVAQQIKDKTGKYAFFVTFVPQDSGEVLESFVQMGVTLIDADGKAAFNSAPGKAAFQYWVDLYKKGLLPKEALTQGHRHAIDLYQSGETALLASGPEFLKTIANNAPKIAQATGIAPQLTGVTGKKNVAVMNIVIPRDTKQPDSAVKFALFVTNDENQLAFAKAANVLPSTLKALSDSYFKNVPANASIIEKARVMSAKELEHAQILTPNLKDFNKLQKAIYENLQAAMLGEKTVDKAVEDAAQEWNQR, via the coding sequence ATGATTCAATTGCGAAAATTCAAACAACTTATTGCTTTTATACTGCTTGGCTTATTAACCAGTTGGGTTGTAAGTTGCAGCACAGGTAATGTCGGTACAGGTACAAAACAGGCTACTTCAGGAGGAGGGACTATTGAGTTTTGGACAATGCAACTCCAACCTCAATTTACCGACTACTTCAAAAGCCTAATTGCAAATTTTGAATCACAAAATCCAGGTATAAAGATTAACTGGGTTGATATACCTTGGGCGGCGATGGAGAACAAAATTTTAACAGCTGTCTCAGCAAAAACGCCACCTGATGTAGTTAACCTCAATCCGGGTTTTGCTTCTCAACTTGCAGGGCGAAATGCCTGGTTAGATTTAGATACAAAAGTCTCAAAAGATGTACGTTCCTCCTATCTGCCAAATATTTGGGAATCTTCTACGCTTAATGGCAAGAGTTTTGGAATTCCTTGGTATCTCACCACACGGCTAACCATTTATAACACTGATTTATTAAAACAGGCAGGTATCAATAAAGTCCCCGCAACCTACGCAGAATTGGCACAAGTAGCCCAACAAATTAAAGATAAGACAGGGAAATATGCTTTTTTTGTGACGTTTGTACCGCAAGATTCCGGTGAGGTGCTGGAATCTTTCGTGCAAATGGGAGTTACTCTCATAGATGCTGATGGAAAAGCAGCGTTTAATTCAGCACCAGGGAAAGCAGCATTTCAGTATTGGGTAGACTTATATAAAAAAGGATTGCTTCCCAAAGAGGCTTTGACCCAAGGACATCGCCATGCGATCGATTTATATCAATCTGGAGAAACTGCGCTTTTAGCTTCTGGGCCAGAGTTTCTGAAAACGATCGCTAATAATGCCCCAAAAATCGCTCAAGCGACAGGAATAGCCCCTCAACTCACTGGTGTCACTGGTAAAAAAAATGTCGCTGTGATGAATATAGTTATTCCTCGTGACACGAAACAACCAGATAGCGCTGTGAAGTTTGCTTTATTTGTCACCAATGACGAAAATCAGTTAGCCTTCGCTAAAGCTGCAAATGTCCTACCTTCTACACTCAAAGCGCTATCTGATAGTTACTTTAAAAATGTTCCAGCTAATGCTTCAATAATAGAAAAAGCGCGAGTTATGAGTGCGAAAGAACTAGAACACGCACAAATATTAACCCCTAATTTGAAGGATTTCAACAAACTGCAAAAAGCAATTTACGAGAACTTGCAAGCAGCAATGTTAGGAGAGAAGACTGTAGATAAAGCTGTAGAGGATGCGGCACAAGAGTGGAATCAGAGATAG
- a CDS encoding photosystem II protein Y, with amino-acid sequence MDSIDFRIAIVLAPVAIAASWAVFNIGAAALRQIQGFLDREA; translated from the coding sequence ATGGATTCTATCGATTTCCGTATAGCGATCGTTTTAGCACCAGTTGCCATTGCCGCTAGCTGGGCTGTTTTTAATATTGGCGCTGCGGCTTTAAGACAAATTCAAGGCTTTTTGGACAGAGAAGCTTAA
- a CDS encoding bifunctional folylpolyglutamate synthase/dihydrofolate synthase: MDIDSVIQPLQRFGVHLGLDRIVNLLANLGNPHYQVPVIHIAGTNGKGSVCAYLSSVLTEAGYHTGRYTSPHLVDWTERICLNEQPISSEELSQLLEKVQTVIRPDQESATQFEVITAAAWLYFAQQQVDVAVVEVGLGGRLDATNVCLEPLVTIITSISREHWQQLGPTVADIAREKAGILKPGCPVVVGRLPSDAEEVVRSRALELKCPIFTPQPARQIATGWAEYEITENSKSIKYPLPLAGQVQLANSALAIAALEILQQTGWQISEEAIINGMAKTKWPGRMQWTTWNNHKLLLDGAHNTAAAEVLRQYVDSLDAVNHKPINWVMGMFSDKDHGDIFAALLRPGDRLFLVPIPVESWPGRTSADLQELANLAYSLCPELSDRQIHPDLFTALETATSTTDDLIVLCGSLYLVGDFLQMGSGDEGDKGDQE; the protein is encoded by the coding sequence TTGGATATCGATTCTGTAATACAACCCCTGCAACGCTTTGGTGTCCATCTGGGACTCGATCGCATTGTCAATCTATTGGCAAATCTCGGCAATCCCCATTACCAAGTCCCGGTGATTCATATTGCTGGCACTAATGGTAAAGGTTCGGTTTGTGCCTATCTTTCCTCCGTACTCACTGAAGCTGGTTATCATACAGGACGCTACACTTCGCCCCATTTAGTTGATTGGACGGAACGTATTTGTCTGAATGAACAGCCAATTTCCTCTGAGGAATTGAGCCAATTATTAGAAAAAGTCCAAACAGTAATTCGCCCCGATCAAGAATCAGCAACTCAGTTTGAAGTAATTACGGCGGCTGCTTGGTTATATTTTGCCCAGCAACAAGTTGATGTGGCTGTGGTAGAAGTGGGACTAGGAGGACGCTTAGATGCTACCAATGTTTGCTTAGAACCTTTAGTTACAATTATCACTTCTATCAGTCGAGAACATTGGCAGCAACTTGGCCCTACTGTCGCGGACATTGCTAGAGAAAAAGCAGGTATTCTCAAACCTGGATGTCCCGTTGTGGTTGGAAGATTGCCGTCGGATGCAGAAGAAGTTGTGCGATCGCGTGCTTTAGAATTAAAATGCCCAATTTTTACGCCTCAACCCGCCCGTCAAATCGCTACAGGATGGGCAGAGTATGAAATAACTGAAAATTCAAAATCAATTAAATATCCTTTGCCCTTAGCGGGACAAGTTCAATTAGCAAATTCAGCTTTGGCAATAGCAGCTTTAGAAATTCTCCAACAAACAGGTTGGCAGATTTCTGAAGAAGCCATAATTAACGGCATGGCAAAAACTAAATGGCCAGGGCGGATGCAATGGACTACCTGGAATAACCATAAATTATTACTTGATGGCGCTCATAATACAGCCGCCGCCGAAGTTCTTCGTCAGTATGTTGATAGTTTGGACGCAGTTAACCACAAGCCCATCAACTGGGTTATGGGAATGTTTTCCGACAAAGATCATGGTGATATTTTTGCTGCCCTGCTGCGCCCAGGCGATCGCCTTTTCTTAGTCCCAATCCCAGTAGAATCTTGGCCTGGTAGAACTTCTGCCGATCTACAGGAATTAGCAAACCTAGCTTATAGCCTCTGTCCCGAATTAAGCGATCGCCAAATCCATCCCGATTTATTCACAGCATTAGAAACCGCAACCTCAACCACAGACGATTTAATCGTTTTGTGTGGTTCCCTTTATTTAGTAGGCGATTTTTTACAAATGGGGAGTGGGGATGAGGGAGACAAGGGAGATCAGGAATAA
- a CDS encoding cupredoxin domain-containing protein, with translation MKIYNHLYQIVIKSLPFSTPAWLQILRRKYVILTLLLSLNFITATPAMAANKSFDFLKQPATEITISLGNSANELKFEPNHLEFEAGKRYQLRLTNPSQLKHYFTAKDFADGIWTQKVEAGKVEIKGAISELELKPNAEAEWIFVPLKSGTYGLRCSISGHTEAGMTGEIIIKN, from the coding sequence ATGAAAATTTACAACCATTTATACCAAATTGTAATTAAATCTCTTCCTTTCTCAACTCCTGCTTGGCTACAAATATTACGGCGAAAGTACGTGATATTAACGTTGCTTCTCAGCCTAAATTTCATCACTGCGACTCCAGCAATGGCGGCGAATAAGTCTTTTGATTTCCTCAAGCAACCAGCCACAGAAATTACAATTAGCTTGGGTAATTCAGCGAACGAACTCAAGTTTGAGCCAAATCATTTGGAATTCGAGGCTGGCAAACGCTATCAACTCCGGCTTACCAATCCCAGCCAACTGAAGCACTATTTTACTGCTAAAGATTTTGCTGATGGCATCTGGACACAAAAAGTTGAAGCCGGAAAAGTGGAAATTAAAGGAGCTATTTCCGAATTGGAACTTAAGCCTAATGCTGAGGCAGAATGGATATTTGTACCTCTAAAATCCGGGACTTATGGCTTACGTTGTTCAATATCAGGACATACAGAAGCAGGGATGACTGGGGAAATTATCATCAAGAATTAA
- a CDS encoding TIGR02652 family protein, with the protein MMNPGLQYPMFGPEIQCPHCRQTIQALTLTDTYLCPRHGAFEANPKNGELIHLQSGRHWRRWNNEWYRQHTHPDGIRFEIHEALDKLYTQGYRATKVIIARRYQELMSGYLERSTPWRSGQPEATAARLYGLPVEFSPDTSEDPCWEVINFDLEKEPGVPVRYPYFRLFE; encoded by the coding sequence ATGATGAATCCAGGTTTACAGTACCCGATGTTTGGGCCTGAAATACAGTGCCCCCATTGTCGCCAGACTATTCAGGCGCTGACACTAACAGATACCTATTTGTGTCCGCGTCATGGCGCGTTTGAAGCTAATCCTAAAAATGGTGAGTTAATCCATTTGCAATCTGGCCGTCATTGGCGGAGGTGGAATAATGAATGGTATAGACAGCATACTCATCCTGATGGTATTCGCTTTGAAATTCACGAAGCATTAGACAAGCTGTATACCCAAGGCTATCGAGCAACAAAAGTAATTATTGCTCGACGCTATCAGGAATTGATGAGTGGCTATTTAGAACGCAGTACACCTTGGCGTTCTGGACAACCAGAAGCTACTGCTGCGCGTTTGTATGGCTTACCTGTGGAATTTAGCCCCGATACCTCAGAAGATCCCTGCTGGGAAGTAATTAATTTTGACTTGGAAAAAGAACCTGGTGTCCCTGTGCGCTACCCTTATTTCAGGTTGTTTGAATAG
- a CDS encoding M16 family metallopeptidase, with translation MPSTLTENVRKTVLENGLTVLTKEVHTAPVVTVQVWYKVGSRNEEPGVNGIAHQLEHMMFKGTLNRPIQFGRLFSALGSDSNAFTSYDQTAYYGTVERNKLKALLVLEADRMQNSQIEPEQLASEKRVVISELQGYENSPEYRLNRAVMQAAFPNHAYGLPVGGTKADVEKFELEQVQKYYRNFYTPDNAVLVVVGDFQTANTLETIKEVFGKLPRRQGAGGRGQGAGVISSSSPSLSTPIVLREPGAGRLLQVVYPLPDANHPDVPALDVMDYILTEGRNSRLYQVLVESGLASEVTASVTSLRESGWYEVLVTAGYKQDLKKIDSVLSSAIANVAEKGVTTEEVERGKTQLIADVILSNRDITSQAMRLGNDETTAGDYSYTDRYLAAVRLVKPMDVVAVINQYLTKETRTVGFFEPNQKQVTGIGEKPDSTQTTENFSPGVPVLPSEVMKYLPPVDLATDAIAQVLPQEFKLTNGLRILLLPDNSTPTVTLSGYIQAGTEFDPDNQAGLAAFVAENLLSGTEKNNVLTIAKNLAERGASLNFEVHREGVHIEGDSLAGDLPIILEILADVVKNSTFPAKELELHRQQTLTDLQLELDEPSEVARRIFVQSIYPKKHPLHTFPTEESLQRIQRQDVVNFKAKHYRPDTTVLALVGDFDLDKVRSLIQNDFGNWEVSGQAPTLKYPPVSMPKKIVSVNPVLPGKAQAVTYMGYTGINRYDPRFHAALVLNQILGGDTLSSRLGAEVRDRQGLSYGIYSYFQAGKNVGTFLIEMQTSPEDSSKAIANIRQILRQIHQQGVTALEVETAKRTLISNYNVSLSNPEELTDRILMNEVYGLDKVELHSFTDKIQKVTFEQVNQAARELLHSDQIVVVTAGPSVLAEKSIR, from the coding sequence ATGCCTTCAACACTGACAGAAAATGTCCGTAAGACAGTGCTGGAAAATGGTCTAACTGTTCTGACAAAGGAAGTACATACTGCGCCAGTGGTGACGGTGCAGGTGTGGTACAAGGTTGGCTCGCGTAATGAAGAGCCGGGCGTGAATGGCATTGCCCACCAGTTGGAACACATGATGTTTAAAGGTACTCTAAATCGTCCGATTCAATTTGGGCGTTTATTTAGTGCTTTAGGTAGTGATTCCAATGCTTTCACTAGCTACGACCAAACAGCATATTACGGTACTGTAGAACGAAACAAGCTGAAAGCGCTTTTAGTGCTAGAAGCAGACAGAATGCAAAATTCCCAAATCGAGCCAGAACAACTGGCAAGTGAAAAGCGGGTAGTAATTTCCGAGTTGCAGGGTTACGAAAATAGTCCAGAATATCGCCTCAACCGCGCCGTCATGCAAGCAGCATTTCCCAATCATGCTTATGGATTACCTGTCGGTGGTACTAAAGCTGATGTCGAAAAATTTGAACTTGAGCAGGTACAGAAATATTACCGCAATTTTTACACTCCTGATAATGCCGTCTTAGTAGTTGTTGGAGATTTTCAAACCGCAAATACTCTGGAAACAATTAAAGAAGTATTTGGCAAACTACCCAGGAGGCAGGGGGCAGGGGGCAGGGGGCAGGGGGCAGGAGTTATTTCTTCCTCATCTCCATCACTCAGCACTCCCATCGTATTGCGAGAACCGGGAGCAGGGCGACTATTACAAGTTGTGTATCCGCTACCAGATGCAAATCACCCAGATGTGCCGGCGCTGGATGTGATGGATTACATCTTGACAGAGGGACGGAATTCTAGACTTTATCAGGTATTAGTGGAATCAGGTTTAGCTAGTGAAGTTACAGCATCCGTTACCAGTTTGCGAGAGTCTGGCTGGTATGAGGTGTTGGTAACGGCTGGATATAAACAAGATTTGAAAAAAATTGATTCAGTGTTGAGTAGCGCGATCGCTAATGTAGCAGAAAAAGGCGTGACAACTGAGGAAGTAGAACGAGGCAAAACCCAATTAATCGCAGATGTAATTTTGAGTAACCGTGATATCACCTCTCAAGCAATGCGCTTGGGTAATGATGAGACAACTGCTGGTGATTATAGCTACACAGACCGCTATTTGGCAGCCGTCCGTCTGGTGAAGCCGATGGATGTTGTAGCTGTTATTAACCAATACCTCACAAAAGAAACCCGGACAGTAGGCTTTTTTGAACCAAACCAAAAGCAGGTAACAGGGATTGGTGAAAAACCAGACTCAACCCAAACTACAGAAAATTTCTCTCCTGGTGTACCTGTGCTTCCTTCTGAGGTGATGAAGTACTTACCACCTGTAGATTTAGCTACAGATGCCATTGCCCAAGTTTTACCACAGGAATTTAAACTTACTAACGGACTACGGATATTACTGTTACCAGATAATAGTACTCCCACCGTTACCCTGAGCGGTTATATTCAAGCTGGGACAGAATTTGACCCAGATAATCAAGCGGGATTGGCTGCTTTTGTGGCAGAGAATTTGTTAAGTGGTACTGAGAAAAATAATGTATTAACTATTGCTAAGAATTTAGCAGAACGAGGGGCGAGTCTAAACTTTGAAGTCCATCGTGAAGGCGTACATATCGAGGGTGATAGTTTAGCGGGGGATTTGCCGATAATTCTGGAGATATTGGCAGATGTTGTTAAAAATAGTACCTTTCCCGCAAAAGAATTGGAATTGCATCGCCAACAAACTTTAACTGATTTGCAACTGGAATTAGATGAGCCATCAGAAGTAGCTAGAAGAATATTTGTGCAGTCAATTTACCCAAAAAAACATCCCCTACATACTTTTCCTACAGAGGAGAGTTTACAAAGAATTCAGCGCCAGGATGTAGTTAATTTCAAAGCTAAACATTATCGTCCAGATACGACAGTGTTAGCACTGGTGGGAGATTTTGATCTAGACAAAGTGCGATCGCTCATTCAAAATGATTTTGGTAACTGGGAAGTTAGCGGCCAAGCACCCACATTAAAATATCCTCCGGTGTCAATGCCAAAGAAAATAGTCAGTGTCAACCCAGTGTTACCAGGTAAAGCCCAAGCAGTGACATATATGGGTTACACAGGTATTAACCGTTACGATCCTCGTTTTCATGCAGCCTTAGTATTGAACCAGATTTTGGGAGGCGATACCTTATCTAGTAGACTAGGTGCAGAAGTGCGCGATCGCCAAGGTTTGAGTTATGGAATTTATAGCTACTTTCAAGCTGGGAAGAATGTAGGCACATTTTTGATAGAAATGCAAACAAGTCCTGAAGATAGCAGTAAAGCGATCGCTAATATTCGTCAAATATTACGGCAAATCCATCAACAAGGTGTCACCGCCCTAGAAGTAGAAACAGCTAAACGCACTCTCATCAGCAACTACAACGTTTCTCTGTCCAACCCAGAAGAGTTAACAGATAGAATTCTGATGAATGAGGTGTATGGACTAGATAAAGTAGAATTGCACTCCTTTACAGACAAAATCCAGAAAGTCACCTTTGAGCAAGTTAATCAAGCGGCTCGTGAATTACTCCACTCAGATCAAATCGTAGTCGTTACTGCTGGGCCATCTGTGTTAGCAGAGAAAAGCATTCGGTAG
- a CDS encoding VOC family protein — protein sequence MHHASIRTANIHRAIAFYEHLGFTISERFTTGYTLACWMEGLGGRIELIQIPEPKPAPDAFADEHYVGYYHLSFDLTEITPDLPSWLTNLQERVLVAAESKTGELQPLKVLLEPTQQQIGDRIYEVAFIADTDGLPLEFIRVLTKLP from the coding sequence ATGCACCACGCTTCTATTCGGACTGCGAATATTCATCGAGCGATCGCTTTCTACGAACATTTAGGGTTTACAATTTCGGAGCGCTTTACTACAGGCTACACCCTAGCTTGCTGGATGGAAGGGTTAGGCGGCAGAATTGAATTGATCCAAATTCCCGAACCGAAACCAGCCCCAGATGCCTTTGCTGACGAGCATTATGTGGGTTACTACCATCTCTCTTTTGATTTAACTGAGATTACACCAGATTTACCTAGTTGGTTGACAAATTTACAAGAACGTGTATTAGTCGCGGCTGAGAGTAAAACCGGAGAATTGCAACCGTTGAAGGTATTATTAGAACCAACACAACAGCAAATAGGCGATCGCATTTACGAAGTAGCTTTCATCGCCGATACTGATGGCTTACCTCTGGAATTCATTCGGGTTTTAACAAAACTCCCATAA